One stretch of Akkermansia sp. RCC_12PD DNA includes these proteins:
- a CDS encoding sulfatase-like hydrolase/transferase encodes MIRKLYTVLAFAGLFCSVAVAETHTAARPNMIVILADDLGYGDLGCTGSKQIPTPSIDRLAKEGVFCSRAYVTAPMCAPSRMGLLTGRFPKRYGITTNPNSKVDYLLESHYGLPLTEKLIPEYLKPFGYRSAVFGKWHLGHTKGFTPPERGFTHWWGFLGGSRDYFPRKKEIEGLNPSAIESNFTDKTGITYLTDDITGRAVEFLNEAKQDKKPFFMFVSYNAPHWPMQAKPEDIALFKNIQNRERRLYCAMVYAMDKGIGRILDTLKKDGLDGNTMVVFLSDNGGAPEAPSCNAPFRGHKRLHFEGGVRVPFIIKYPADKRLVPGSVCKQPVSTVDLLPALLKANGAEIPKNLDGMDILSLVGNRTGEVPRTMFWCTDYTSAVMDGDLKYLLVPDRAPQCYRVSNDYQEQKDLYFQNPALAVPLAQKLGSYLTETPACRYPDSIQWSSKLLKEYSRAARPEVQPGK; translated from the coding sequence ATGATCAGGAAATTATACACGGTACTGGCCTTTGCGGGACTTTTTTGTTCCGTGGCTGTAGCGGAAACTCACACGGCCGCCCGGCCGAATATGATTGTCATTCTGGCGGATGATTTGGGATACGGGGATTTGGGATGCACGGGCTCCAAGCAGATTCCGACTCCTTCCATAGACAGGCTGGCAAAAGAGGGCGTGTTCTGTTCCCGCGCGTATGTGACGGCTCCCATGTGCGCCCCCTCCCGCATGGGACTGTTGACCGGACGGTTCCCGAAGCGCTACGGCATCACCACCAACCCCAATTCCAAAGTAGACTATTTGCTGGAATCCCATTACGGGCTGCCCCTGACGGAAAAGCTGATTCCCGAATATTTGAAGCCTTTCGGCTACCGGAGCGCCGTATTCGGCAAATGGCATCTGGGCCATACGAAGGGGTTTACCCCTCCGGAACGGGGATTTACCCATTGGTGGGGATTCCTGGGCGGCTCCCGCGATTATTTCCCCCGGAAAAAGGAGATAGAGGGCTTGAATCCGTCCGCCATTGAGTCTAACTTCACGGACAAGACGGGCATTACCTACCTGACGGACGACATTACGGGCAGGGCCGTGGAGTTTCTGAATGAAGCGAAGCAGGACAAGAAGCCGTTTTTCATGTTCGTCTCCTACAATGCGCCGCACTGGCCCATGCAGGCCAAGCCGGAAGACATAGCCCTGTTCAAGAATATCCAGAACCGGGAGCGCAGATTGTATTGCGCCATGGTGTACGCCATGGACAAGGGCATAGGGCGCATTCTGGACACCCTGAAAAAAGACGGCCTGGACGGAAACACCATGGTGGTTTTCCTTTCCGACAACGGCGGAGCGCCGGAGGCCCCGTCCTGCAACGCTCCCTTCCGTGGTCACAAGAGGCTGCATTTTGAGGGCGGCGTGCGTGTGCCGTTCATCATCAAATACCCGGCGGACAAGAGGCTTGTGCCCGGAAGCGTGTGCAAGCAGCCTGTGTCCACGGTGGACCTGCTTCCGGCCCTGCTGAAAGCCAACGGAGCAGAGATCCCCAAAAATCTGGACGGGATGGATATCCTGTCCCTGGTGGGGAACCGAACGGGCGAGGTGCCGCGAACGATGTTCTGGTGCACGGATTACACTTCCGCCGTGATGGATGGAGACCTGAAGTACCTGCTGGTGCCGGACCGTGCCCCGCAGTGCTACCGCGTCAGCAACGACTATCAGGAACAGAAGGATCTTTATTTCCAGAATCCCGCGCTTGCCGTACCTCTGGCACAGAAGCTGGGTTCCTATCTGACGGAGACTCCAGCCTGCCGTTATCCCGACAGCATTCAGTGGTCCTCCAAGCTGTTGAAGGAATATTCCAGGGCGGCCAGGCCGGAAGTGCAGCCGGGCAAGTAA